Below is a window of Terriglobia bacterium DNA.
AAGTGTCCCAAACCCAGATCGGCTGCCAGTTCTGGTCCAGTTCAATTAACGCATCGCCAAGCACGGGAGTAGTTCCGGGATAGCCCGGGAGGTCCGCAAAATCCTTCGTGTGGTTTACGATGACGATGAGATGTCCGTTGGGAAGCAACAGGAAATCGTGATGCATGGCTTGGGTGACCAGGCTGAAGCCAGCGGCCGCCAGGCGCGTGTTCAGCTCAGCAGACGTCATCGATTGGATGATATTCCCGGCGAGATCAACTTCCTGGAGGACCCCCGCCGTTCCCGTGCCTCCGGGGCCGGCTGGGGTGGCATTGATTAGGAAGTGGCCATTGGGAAGCGGTTTGATAGGGAACGGCAAGGCGCCCGTGGATCCATCGGGATCAACGTCGTAGTACCAGATCACATTCCCCTGCAGATCGGTGACTACTGCTTCCAGGGGGTTACCCGCGATACCGGCGACGTTGACAAGATCCAGCAATTCCACACCGGCACTCGGAGCGAGGTTTCCAGGCCGATTCACGCTGATCGCAGGTATTCGGTTTACCGGCGGGACGCCGGTTTGAAAAGCATGGTCGACGTCCCTAAACTGCAACCCGCCGGGCAGATCAACGACCGCCCGCATGTGATATGTGCTCGAGGCCCTCATCCCCGCCACCAGGATATTGACCTGACCGCCCCCTGAAGGCGGACTCTGTTCCCATGTGTCAAGGCCGTAGGAAGTGTCCGGCCCAAATTCGATTCTCACGCTGCCACCGTTCGGCACTGCCATTGAATACTGGGCCACCAGCGGGTTGTTGGTGGCAGAAACCGTTACCGGCCCGACAACCCACACCGTGACCTCGGCCACCTTCGTAGGATTTGCGACGCTTGCTGCCTGAATCCTGACGGAGGTCATCACCGCCCTGCCGGGAGCCTTATAGAGACCGTTTGCATCGATTGTCCCCGTATCGGGAGTGGAACTGAAAATACTCCAGGCGATGTCCTTTTGGTCAGTGCCCGTGACACTGGCCGTCAATTGGAGGGTCTGGCCGGCCGATACAACACCTGTCCCTGGGGAAACAGAAACCGTGATCGCGCTCTTGTCCACGAATGGGACTATCGTGAGCGTCTGGTTCTGGCCGCAATCAATGGCCAAAGCGGCTTGGAACAGCACCAGCGTGAGGAACCAACCACCACTTCTCAATTTCATGTCGGACTCCGGCCGCACTGAAGGGGCACTGAAAACCTGGTGTGCGGTCCATTAGACCCATTTAATCTGGCGTAGTCTAATCGGCCCGGGTCACAATGTAAAGGGATTATTAGAGGGCGTGTTTGCGGACGCTGCTAATCTTTGCGTCGCTCGATTTTCAGATCGACCCGTTCGCCTTCGCCGAGAGGCACAGAGCCATCGAGATCCAACACGCCCTGATGGTAGGTAGCGGTTGCGCGGAGGATCTGAGGGGCTGCGGCAGGCGCCAGCGCTGGTCGTTTATGTTTTAAAGCCGCATCCATGGCCTCGTTCGCCAGGCGATCGGCTTCGCGGTTGTGTTCGCGACGGACAGATTCAATGCGAAACGCCTCAATTTGCGCGATCAGCT
It encodes the following:
- a CDS encoding aryl-sulfate sulfotransferase, with amino-acid sequence MKLRSGGWFLTLVLFQAALAIDCGQNQTLTIVPFVDKSAITVSVSPGTGVVSAGQTLQLTASVTGTDQKDIAWSIFSSTPDTGTIDANGLYKAPGRAVMTSVRIQAASVANPTKVAEVTVWVVGPVTVSATNNPLVAQYSMAVPNGGSVRIEFGPDTSYGLDTWEQSPPSGGGQVNILVAGMRASSTYHMRAVVDLPGGLQFRDVDHAFQTGVPPVNRIPAISVNRPGNLAPSAGVELLDLVNVAGIAGNPLEAVVTDLQGNVIWYYDVDPDGSTGALPFPIKPLPNGHFLINATPAGPGGTGTAGVLQEVDLAGNIIQSMTSAELNTRLAAAGFSLVTQAMHHDFLLLPNGHLIVIVNHTKDFADLPGYPGTTPVLGDALIELDQNWQPIWVWDTFDHLDINRHPLAFPDWTHSNALIYSPDDGDLLLSMRDQSLVIKIDYQDGKGSGDILWRLGNQGDFTLTSGGAPAAWQYGQHDIRIVSTNSSGVFNLSMFDNGWIRVMDDNGDLCGTIGQPACYSRSVTFQIDEPNRAASVLWEDSNLPYSLALGSLRMQTNGNVEFDEGFLPDSPWKTVVQEVTPDANPQLVWQLNVDHQPGYRVFRLPSLYPGVQW